The Mycobacterium avium subsp. avium genomic sequence TGCGGGAAGCACCGCGAAAGACCTGACGTGCGATCAGGCAGAGAGCGCGCGGCGACCCTTGCGGCGCCGACCGGACACGATCGCGCGCCCGGCGCGCGTGCGCATCCGCAACCGGAAGCCATGCACGCGGGCTCGGCGCCGGTTATTCGGCTGGAAGGTCCGCTTGCCCTTGGCCACGACGTTCTCCTCGTTGTTTGCCGTCCGGCCGCTCAGACGGTTCGCTTCGGGCTCGTCTGCGGTTCGACCGGAGGGTGGTCTTGCTGCTCCTGGCCGGCGCGGTCCCCAAGTGGTGCTGGGTCGCAGCCGTATCGC encodes the following:
- the rpmH gene encoding 50S ribosomal protein L34, with protein sequence MAKGKRTFQPNNRRRARVHGFRLRMRTRAGRAIVSGRRRKGRRALSA